In a single window of the Mesoplodon densirostris isolate mMesDen1 chromosome 18, mMesDen1 primary haplotype, whole genome shotgun sequence genome:
- the TSPOAP1 gene encoding peripheral-type benzodiazepine receptor-associated protein 1 isoform X3, protein MEQLTPLPRPGDPGNMESWALPAWQSWTPGQGGEPGGASPSIADTPAALRVGELRPEESSEPEGARSPRSVGGIQPERTETGLPSPGPGALSSGLSCQRLEGKEVEAFSKGKLKVGFGDRPHLELLRAVGELQQRCAILKEENQMLRKSSFPETEEKVRRLKRKNAELAVIAKRLEERAQKLQETNLRVEGPQWLHVRDFDRLLRESQREVLRLQRQIALRNQREPPPPPRPPGRAAPARAGAPAPGAPGEATPQEDVDNPPVVLGEPETQQRVQQLESELSKKRKKCESLEQEARKKQRRCEELELQLREAQSENARLVEENSRLSGRATEKEQVEWENVELRGQLLGVTQERDSALLKSRGLQSKLESLEQVLKHMREVAQRKQQLEAEHAQARLSLQEKQEEVRSLQRAQAEAQREHEGAVQLLESTLDSMQVRVRELEEQCRSQTERFSLLAQELQAFRLHPGPLDLLTSALGYSTLGDRPPAPCCCSTPQPCRGSGPKDLDLPPGSPGRCTPKSSEPAPATLAGGPRRTAKKAESLSNSSRSESIHNSPKSCPTPEVDTASEVEELEADSVSLPPAAPEGSRGGARIQVFLARYSYNPFEGPNENPEAELPLTAGEYIYIYGNMDEDGFFEGELMDGRRGLVPSNFVERVSDDDLLTSLPPELADLSHSSGPELSFLSGGAGSSSSGGQSSGGRSQPRTEEEAAGAELRLSPSPERLGEPPAAPHPRCLAVLKQLAHSVVLAWEPPPECVELRGYHVCVNGELRQALGPGAPPTAVLENLDLQTGPLRVSVQALTSWGGSDPLRCCLVLGARAGVAPSQLRVHRLTATSAEITWAPGNSSLAHAVYLNGEECPSACPGTYWATFCHLRPGTLYEARVEAQLPPRGTWEPGLERPEQRAATLQFTTLPAGPPDAPLDVRIEPGPSPGILVIGWLPVTIDAAGTSNGVRVTGYAIYADGQKVMEVASPTAGSVLVELSQLQPLQACRAVAVRTMSPHGESADSIPAPVAPALAEASSPARVSCPSPRLGSEARPPLAPASPGPGDPSSPLRCPSPCGTREPPGGSPASPPGETPKGSSEEPPVPGSQEEAGPAVLGAPGDRKAREPTWGERVPGPAASPLAEEEAEWTAGEARPAPGSTQGALAQRLPCAEACRAGDTGPGLRPRAEREDTAELGVRLGNSLVDHGRNSDLSDIQEEEEAEAEELGVRTCSFQKQVAGKSLRDTGAKPQPDPFCETDSDEEILEQILELPLQQFCSKKLFSIPEEEEGEDEEDEKMRGTGSSSRGPDPPEPAFLGLGCDSGRPRGPGLCPLSPEPSRAADRLEDMPGLVGGSSWRKGSGSPEKPPNRRRSPDPREHCSRLLSNGGSQASGRPGPARERGGAPVGEGTRAGPEAGGRGRPAPSRRCPRGPAPESGLASCLSPKCLEISIEYDSEDEQETGGGGISATSPRYLGDGEAWGAAPTGRPRGPPKADSGPSPYPRLPAWEKGEPERRGRSAAGRATESPSRAAETGEPRGQDGSGRRGPQRRGGRAPRPGSVELAPPRSPPGEALACQDLPVRVFVALFDYDPVSMSPNPDAGEEELPFQEGQILKVFGDKDADGFYRGEGGGRMGYIPCNMVSEVTADSPAGRRQLLQRGRLSPDVLVEGSGNGPFVYSAARTAGPPPKPRRSKKAESEGPAQPCAGAPQLVSSPGLKARRSMVAAFDYNPRESSPNMDVEAELPFRAGDVITVFGGMDDDGFYYGELNGQRGLVPSNFLEGPGPEAGGADREPGTPQAEGQRTRRRRVQC, encoded by the exons ATGGAGCAACTGACACCCCTCCCCCGGCCGGGGGACCCCGGAAACATGGAGTCATGGGCACTGCCCGCCTGGCAGAGCTGGACTCCAGGCCAGGGGGGCGAACCTGGAGGTGCATCCCCAAGCATTGCCGATACTCCGGCAGCTCTGCGTGTTGGAGAACTGAGGCCCGAGGAGAGCTCCGAGCCCGAGGGAGCCCGAAGCCCCAGGTCTGTGGGGGGCATCCAGCCTGAAAGAACAGAAACTGGGCTGCCCAGCCCCGGGCCGGGAGCATTGAGCTCTGGACTCAGCTGCCAGAGGCTGGAGGGCAAGGAGGTGGAGGCTTTCTCTAAG GGCAAGCTGAAAGTGGGCTTTGGGGACAGGCCCCATCTGGAGCTGCTGAGGGCCGTGGGGGAGCTGCAGCAGCGCTGTGCCATCCTTAAGGAGGAGAACCAGATGCTG AGGAAGAGCAGCTTCCCCGAGACGGAGGAGAAGGTGCGGAGACTGAAGCGGAAGAACGCGGAGCTGGCGGTCATTGCCAAGCGCCTGGAGGAGAGAGCCCAGAAGCTGCAGGAGACTAACCTGCGGGTG GAGGGCCCCCAGTGGCTCCACGTGCGGGACTTCGACCGGCTGCTGCGGGAGTCCCAGCGGGAGGTGCTGCGGCTGCAGAGGCAGATCGCCCTGCGCAACCAGAGGGAGCCGCCCCCGCCGCCTCGGCCCCCAGGTCGGGCCGCCCCGGCCAGAGCAGGGGCGCCCGCCCCCGGGGCCCCGGGAGAG GCCACGCCCCAGGAGGATGTGGACAACCCACCCGTGGTCCTAGGGGAGCCAGAGACACAGCAGAGGGTGCAGCAGCTG GAATCAGAGCTCAGCAAGAAGCGGAAGAAATGCGAGAGCCTGGAGCAGGAAGCCCGGAAAAAGCAGAGGCGATGTGAGGAGCTG GAACTGCAGCTGAGGGAAGCCCAGAGTGAGAATGCCCGCCTCGTGGAGGAGAACTCCCGGCTCAGTGGGAGAGCCACGGAGAAGGAGCAG GTGGAATGGGAGAACGTGGAGCTGAGGGGCCAGCTCCTGGGAGTGACGCAGGAGAGGGACTCGGCCCTTCTCAAGAGCCGGGGCCTGCAGAGCAAGCTGGAGAGCCTGGAGCAGGTGCTGAAG CACATGCGGGAGGTGGCCCAGCGGAAGCAGCAGCTGGAGGCGGAGCACGCGCAGGCTCGGCTTAGCTTGCAGGAGAAGCAGGAGGAGGTCCGGAGCCTGCAGCGG GCCCAGGCAGAAGCCCAGAGGGAACACGAAGGGGCTGTGCAGCTGCTGGAG TCTACCCTGGATTCCATGCAG GTCCGGGTTCGAGAGCTGGAGGAGCAGTGCCGCAGCCAGACCGAGCGCTTCAGCCTCCTGGCGCAGGAGCTCCAGGCCTTCCGCCTGCACCCGGGCCCCTTGGATCTGCTCACCTCCGCCCTGGGCTACAGTACCCTTGGGGACCGCCcgccagccccctgctgctgctccaccccccagccctgccgggggTCTGGCCCCAAAG ACCTTGACCTCCCGCCAGGCTCCCCAGGGCGCTGCACCCCAAAGTCTTCCGAGCCTGCCCCTGCCACCCTTGCGGGGGGCCCCCGAAGGACGGCCAAGAAGGCAGAGTCTCTCTCCAACTCCTCTCGCTCCGAGTCCATCCACAACAGCCCCAAGTCATGCCCTACGCCCGAG GTGGACACAGCCAGCGAGGTGGAGGAGCTGGAGGCAGACAGCGTCTCCTTGCCGCCAGCAGCCCCGGAGGGCAGCCGGGGAGGAGCCAGGATCCAGGTCTTCCTCGCTCGCTACAG CTACAACCCCTTCGAGGGCCCCAATGAGAACCCAGAGGCGGAGCTTCCGCTCACGGCTGGCGAGTACATCTACATCTATGGCAACATGGACGAGGATGGCTTCTTTGAAG GGGAGCTCATGGATGGCCGAAGGGGCCTGGTCCCTTCCAATTTTGTAGAGCGTGTGTCCGACGACGACCTCCTGACCTCCCTGCCTCCAGAGCTGGCTGATCTGTCCCACAGTTCAGGCCCTGAACTCAGTTTCCTGAGTGGCGGCgcgggcagcagcagcagcgggggCCAGAGCAGCGGGGGACGCAGCCAGCCCAGAACAGAGGAAGAGGCTGCGGGGGCCGAGCTCAGGCTGAGCCCCTCGCCCGAGCGCCTGGGTGAGCCCCCTGCCGCGCCTCACCCCCGCTGTCTGGCTGTCCTCAAGCAGCTGGCCCACAGCGTGGTGCTGGCCTGGGAGCCGCCTCCTGAATGCGTGGAGCTGCGTGGCTACCACGTCTGTGTGAATGGGGAGCTGCGGCAGGCCCTGGGGCCCGGGGCGCCCCCCACGGCTGTGCTTGAGAATCTGGACCTGCAGACTGGGCCCCTCCGTGTCTCTGTTCAGGCCCTGACCAGCTGGGGCGGCTCTGACCCTCTGCGCTGTTGCTTGGTGCTAGGGGCCCGGGCCGGGGTGGCACCTAGCCAGCTGCGGGTCCATCGACTGACAGCCACGTCCGCTGAGATCACCTGGGCGCCCGGCAATAGCAGCTTGGCCCATGCCGTCTACCTCAATGGGGAGGAGTGCCCGTCCGCCTGCCCTGGCACCTACTGGGCCACTTTCTGCCACCTGCGGCCTGGTACGCTCTATGAGGCCCGAGTGGAGGCTCAGCTCCCACCTCGAGGGACCTGGGAACCAGGCTTGGAGAGGCCAGAGCAACGGGCTGCCACCCTGCAGTTCACCACACTCCCAGCAG gcccaccCGATGCCCCCCTGGACGTGCGGATCGAGCCAGGGCCCTCCCCTGGGATCTTGGTCATCGGCTGGCTCCCGGTGACCATCGATGCTGCTGGCACTTCCAACGGCGTCCGGGTCACAGGCTATGCCATTTATGCTGACGGGCAGAAG GTCATGGAGGTGGCCTCCCCCACGGCAGGCAGCGTGCTGGTGGAGTTGTCGCAGCTGCAGCCGCTGCAGGCGTGCCGCGCGGTGGCCGTGCGCACCATGTCGCCCCACGGCGAGTCGGCCGACTCCATCCCGGCTCCCGTCGCCCCCGCCCTGGCTGAGGCCTCCTCGCCAGCCAGggtctcctgcccctccccacgaCTGGGCTCGGAGGCCAGACCGCCCCTTGCGCCAGCCTCCCCAGGGCCTGGAGACCCCAGCTCTCCCCTCCGGTGCCCCAGCCCCTGTGGAACTCGAGAGCCCCCCGGGGGCTCCCCAGCAAGCCCTCCCGGAGAGACGCCAAAAGGATCCTCAGAGGAGCCCCCAGTGCCTGGCTCTCAG GAGGAGGCTGGGCCAGCGGTGCTGGGTGCCCCAGGGGACAGGAAGGCCAGGGAGCCAACCTGGGGAGAGCGAGTTCCTGGCCCTGCAGCTTCCCCCCTGGCCGAGGAGGAGGCTGAGTGGACCGCGGGAGAGGCCCGCCCGGCCCCTGGCTCCACCCAGGGAGCGCTGGCCCAGAGGCTGCCCTGTGCTGAGGCCTGCCGTGCGGGAGACACGGGGCCTGGGCTGAGGCCCAGGGCTGAG AGAGAGGACACGGCCGAGCTTGGGGTCCGTCTGGGGAACTCCCTTGTGGACCATGGCCGCAACTCAGACCTGTCAGACAtccaagaggaggaggaggcggaggcCGAGGAGCTGGGTGTCAGGACTTGCTCCTTCCAGAAGCAGGTTGCTGGCAAGAGCCTCAGGGACACTGGGGCCAAG ccccagcccgaccCCTTCTGTGAGACTGACAGCGACGAGGAGATCTTGGAGCAGATCCTGGAGCTGCCTCTCCAGCAGTTCTGCAGCAAGAAGCTCTTTAGCAtccctgaggaggaggagggagaggacgaggaggacgagaaGATGCGGGGGACAGGCTCTTCCTCCCGAGGCCCTGACCCGCCTGAGCCTGCATTCCTGGGGCTGGGCTGTGACAGCGGTCGGCCCCGAGGACCTGGCCTATGTCCTTTGTCTCCCGAGCCCTCCAGGGCTGCGGACCGCCTGGAGGACATGCCTGGACTAGTTGGTGGAAGCAGCTGGAGAAAAGGAAGTGGCTCCCCCGAGAAGCCCCCCAACCGCAGGCGGTCCCCAGATCCCCGTGAACACTGCAGCCGACTTCTCAGCAACGGCGGGTCCCAGGCCTCTGGACGACCAGGCCCCGCCCGGGAGAGGGGCGGCGCCCCCGTGGGCGAGGGCACCAGGGCTGGACCGGAGGCTGGTGGGAGAGGGCGGCCGGCCCCTTCGAGGAGGTGCCCCCGTGGCCCAGCCCCAGAATCGGGCCTGGCCAGCTGCCTCTCCCCCAAGTGCTTGGAAATCAGCATCGAATATGATTCTGAGGATGAGCAAGAGACGGGCGGCGGGGGCATCAGCGCCACCAGCCCCCGCTACCTCGGAGATGGGGAGGCGTGGGGTGCAGCACCCACGGGGAGGCCCAGGGGGCCTCCGAAGGCCGATTCAGGCCCCAGCCCCTACCCACGCCTCCCGGCCTGGGAGAAAGGGGAGCCAGAGCGGAGAGGCCGCAGTGCAGCCGGCAGAGCCACGGAGTCGCCCTCCCGG GCAGCAGAGACTGGGGAGCCCAGAGGGCAGGACGGCTCTGGGCGGAGGGGCCCCCAGCGGAGAGGGGGCCGGGCCCCCAGGCCAGGCTCCGTGGAGCTGG CCCCTCCGAGGAGCCCTCCAGGAGAAGCACTGGCTTGCCAGGACCTACCTGTCAGGGTCTTTGTGGCTCTGTTTGACTATGACCCCGTGTCGATGTCTCCCAACCCTGATGCCGGCGAAGAGGAGCTCCCGTTCCAGGAGGGCCAGATCCTGAAG GTGTTTGGGGACAAGGATGCCGATGGCTTCTATCGGGGTGAAGGCGGGGGCCGGATGGGCTACATCCCCTGCAACATGGTGTCCGAGGTGACCGCGGACAGTCCTGCAGGGAGACGGCAGCTGCTCCAGCGGGGCCGTTTGTCCCCAGATGTTCTCGTCGAGGGTTCAG ggaacgGTCCCTTTGTCTACTCCGCAGCTCGCACAGCTGGGCCTCCCCCCAAGCCCCGCCGCTCCAAGAAAG CTGAGTCGGAaggccctgcccagccctgtgcAG gcgCCCCCCAGCTGGTCTCCTCTCCTGGCCTGAAAGCTCGCCGCTCCATGGTGGCTGCATTTGACTACAACCCCCGAGAGAGCTCCCCCAACATGGATGTGGAG GCAGAGCTGCCCTTCCGGGCAGGGGACGTGATCACTGTGTTCGGGGGCATGGACGATGATGGTTTCTACTAT GGGGAACTGAATGGACAGCGGGGCCTGGTTCCATCCAACTTCTTGGAGGGCCCTGGGCCTGAGGCAGGCGGCGCAGACAGGGAGCCCGGGACACCCCAGGCCGAGGGGCAG AGAACGAGGAGGAGGCGAGTCCAGTGCTAG